The genomic DNA caggagacacataagagatgcagttcgatccctgggtcaggatgacctccaggagtaggaaatggcaacccactccagtattcttgcctgtaaaattccatggacagaggagcctggtgggctatagtccatggagtcacaaagagttagacatgactgagtatgcagcacatatatgcatatatatccatgattagctatttctttcttttttaatttataaaatagagataatagcAGTACTTGCTTCACAAGGTTtttctgagaattaaataaaatgtatataaagagTCTGAGATATCATTCATCTTAGACATAGCACCCCTGAATTTTAATTCCTTTCAGTAATAACATCTAGGACTTTCTCTCAAGGCAATGAATTTACTTGCAATTCTTGGGTAATTTCTCCACATGAGTCATTGCACTTGAGAAACAAATGGTCTGGACCCTTTGGATAGTAACTATTGTTAGTAGAAGGCTTATTATGTTTCAGACTGATCAGGACTTCGCCAACTATCTCTTATCCTCAAAGTAATTCTGCCATTTTACTATCTCCTGTTCATCAGTAAGTGTATGAGGCTTCACagacaaacatttattttcaagttcacATACAAATGgaacaaatattttgaaagtgaaactaTATGTGAAAATTGTCTAATACAATGTCTAGCACAGAGTCATAGTTTCcgatgttttctcttttaaatctcTCTCTTTAACATATTTATTCCCCTTTTTCCCTCTTTCAGCTTGTTAAGAGCCGTCTCTCATCTTCATCTCTTGGTATAACTGAGGAAGTGCTGATTTTGTACCTTGACAATGTCAGAGTTGTTTCTACTTGATGGATGGTGCTACCAACAGTGGTAGCAAGCTCTGCAGAGAGCTTGTAAGTGAAATCAGCTTTAGAAGCCTGACCTTGAAAAGCGTTTGGAGCAAACGTCTCTAGAAATTGGAGAAACCACTTACTAACTGCTTTACTAAAATCTATTTTTTgcagtttcttcttcttttcttcctaattCTAGGCTCATTCTGGATCAAGGAGAAAGCGCTACCCTATATTTCAGCCTGAGTGTATAAACTGTTTAATTAGATTATAAGTGGGGAGGGGCAAAAGCTAATagtaaaagggaaatttatttgcAGAACATATCTTTATGTGGGCACTTTTTTCCTCAGGACCTGATGGGGAAGTGTGACATCCATGGTTCTCCTTGTCAGTTACCATTATCTGACTATATTATCAATAGTCTGTTTGGAAGGAATGCCTCATTCTTTTATTCCCTTATTCTTTTATGAGAAGTCTTTCAAAACTGTTTTCTCTGTTTATGTCTCAGACAAAAGCACTGAAAGGAGGGAGAAGTGCATCACAGGCCTTTGCTGAAAGTCTCATTTCAGATCTGGGAATAAATACTTCCAAATCAATGTATCATGCACACTCTCAATTCCTCTAAGGTGGAGATCACCACCTTCTTCCTGATTGGAATCCCAGGACTGGAGCATGTTCACATATGGATCTCTATCCCCATCTGCCTCATGTACCTGGTGGCCATCCTTGGCAATTGCACCATCCTCTTTGTGATTGGGACAGAGCCCTCACTCCATGCACCCATGTACTATTTCCTTTCCATGTTGGCTGTCTCTGACCTGGGACTGTCCCTCTCATCCCTCCCCACTATGCTGCGGATCTTTGCTCTCAATGCTACAGGAATTTCCCCAAATGCCTGCTTTGCTCAAGAATTCTTTATCCATGGATTCACAGATCTGGAGTCCTCAGTGCTCCTGGTCATGTCTTTTGATcgctttttggccatctgcaaCCCTCTGAGATACAGCTCCATCCTCCCCAGTGCCAGAGTGGCCAAAATAGGTCTGGCGTTTCTCATCAAAAGCATTCTCTTAGTGCTCCCAtttcctttcactctcaaaagaCTGACCTATTGTAGGAAGAGCCTACTTTCTCACTCTTACTGTCGCCATCAAGATGTCATGAAGCTTGCCTGCTCTGACAACACATTCAACTTTTTCTATGGCTTCTTTGTTGTTCTCTGTATGATGACAGACAGTGTGTTCATTGCTGTGTTCTACATATTCATCCTGAAGACTGTGATGGGAATTGGATCCTACAAGGAGCGGCTCAAGGCCCTCAacacctgtgtctcccacatgtgtgctgtgctcaTCTTCTACGTGCCCATCATAGCTTTGGCTTCCATGCACCGCTTTGGCAAGCTCAAGTCCCCATTGGCCCTGATCCTCATTGCTGACATTTTCTTGCTAGTGCCACCTCTGATGAATCCCATTGTCTACTGTGTGAAGACACAGCAAATTCGTGAGAAGGTCCTGGGGAAATTTGGTCTAAAATAAAGGTGTGGGGAAAAGTGAGGCAGGGTCAGCCAGGTTCAGGGAATTAAACAatacctttctcagcaaagtatTATGGATGGGTCATTCTTATCTTTCCTAGTCATGATTATAATCAGTACAACAACATATGGTCTGGGCAGTGAGGTCTGTGAGCTTAGGACATACATGGGCATTGATAGGTATGTGTCGGAtagttttataatataattaaaatcatGAACCAATACATGGATGTGGAATTTTAGTTACAGTGTTTACAACACAAGGATGTAAAAATGGAAGTAGAGATTGTTTTCCCTTTTAGAGAATGAATATCAGAGGAGCTGGAGGCTAAAGACATTACTCCAAACCAGTTACTGATTTTCTTTCCTGCAGCCTGTATTTCCTGCAGCATGTATTTGCTGTGGGGACTCAATTTAAATTCTTGATTtcccatttaaatgaaaaaaatctgttttcaaatatgagttgcttatatattttctacctttgctcttttttttaaaaaattttacattgagttatagttgatttgggcttcccttgtggctcagctggtgaaaaatctgcctgcaatgcaggggacctgggtttgatccctgggttgggaagatcccttggagaagggaaaggctacccactccactattctggcctgaagaattccaaggactatagtccatggggtcgtaaagtgtcagacacgactgtgtgactttcacttttcatagttgatttacaatgtggtgttagtttcaggtatacagcaaagtgattcagttacatattcttttttcagacaCTTTTCCCATTTAGCTTAATACACAATATTGAGCAGTGTTCTTCATGCTCTttagtaggtccttattgattatgtctcttatatatagtagtgtgtattttaatctcaaatttctaatttatttgtcCTCACTacatttcccctttgataacctaactttgttttctaagtctgtgagtctgtttttgttttgtaaataagttcatttgtatctttttttagattccacatataagtgatatcatatgatatttgtctttctctatctgacttacttcacttagtatgataatctccaggtccatccatgttgctgcaaatggcattatttcactctttttatggctgagtaatatctcactgtatatatataccacatcttctttatccattcatctgtctatggacatttaggttgcttccgtgtcttggctattgtaaatagtgttgttatgaacattgggagtgcatgtatctctttgagtTGGTGTTTTCTGggatatatgccaaggagtgggatgGCTGGAACATATGGTAACTATCAATTCCTGGGTCgtgaagaacccctggaggagggcatggcaatccactccagtattcttgcctggagaatcccatggacataggagactggtgggctacattacATAGGGTctgacagagtcagacatgactgaagcaacatagcaggCATGCAAGCATGATAACTATATTTtcgttttttaaggaacttccattctgtctccatagtgactgcatcaatttacattcccactaacagtgtaagaggattccgtTCTCTCTACACCCTTTTATtatctgtagattttttgatgatggccattttgaccagtgtgaggtgatacctcattgtagtttagctttgatttacatttctctgataattagtgatgttgtcTTTGTTCTTAACCATCAAATAGAGactaagtggctcagtggtaaagaatctgcctgccaattcaggagacacagaggagacgtgggtttgattcctggatcaggaagatcccctggagcaggaaatggcaacctcatcccagtattcttgcctggaaaatcccattgacagaggagcgtggcgggctataatctatggggtcacagagagtcagacacacttgagcatgcatgcaacctAGAGCTGATAATAAACTCATAATATTCTTTAAGACAGAGcaggtttgcttttct from Odocoileus virginianus isolate 20LAN1187 ecotype Illinois unplaced genomic scaffold, Ovbor_1.2 Unplaced_Contig_30, whole genome shotgun sequence includes the following:
- the LOC110136638 gene encoding olfactory receptor 51A7-like; this encodes MHTLNSSKVEITTFFLIGIPGLEHVHIWISIPICLMYLVAILGNCTILFVIGTEPSLHAPMYYFLSMLAVSDLGLSLSSLPTMLRIFALNATGISPNACFAQEFFIHGFTDLESSVLLVMSFDRFLAICNPLRYSSILPSARVAKIGLAFLIKSILLVLPFPFTLKRLTYCRKSLLSHSYCRHQDVMKLACSDNTFNFFYGFFVVLCMMTDSVFIAVFYIFILKTVMGIGSYKERLKALNTCVSHMCAVLIFYVPIIALASMHRFGKLKSPLALILIADIFLLVPPLMNPIVYCVKTQQIREKVLGKFGLK